In Passer domesticus isolate bPasDom1 chromosome 9, bPasDom1.hap1, whole genome shotgun sequence, a genomic segment contains:
- the LOC135307667 gene encoding complex I assembly factor ACAD9, mitochondrial-like, producing MQIPEEYGGLGLSNTMYARLGEISSLDGSIAVTLAAHQAIGLKGILIAGTEEQKAKYLPRLASGEHIAAFCLTKPGSGSDAVSIQTRATLSEDGKHFLLNGSKVWISNGGLASIFTVFARTEIVDKDGQVKDKITAFIVERDFGGVTHGKPEDKLGIRGSNNKTCEVHFENTKVPIENVIGEVGGGFKVAMNILNSGRFSMGSASAGMIKKLIELTSEYACTRKQFNKKLSQFGLIQEKFCLMAVKAYVMESMAYLTAGMMDRPGFPDCSVEAAMVKVFSSEGAWACVSEALQILGGLGYMKDYPYERYLRDTRILLIFEGTNEILRMYIALTGMQHAGKILTDKIKAIKKGNVGVALGEFLTRLQDTLGRKVDLGLVGDSGVVHPSLQENAKKLEENVYYFGTTVRGLLSRFGKTIVDEQLVLKRVADVVINLYAMTAAISRASRSISIGLRNHDHEVLLTNIFCTEAYFKNNYAMAQLEKYADENLDDSIKKAAKQILEKRAYICSHPLDRTF from the exons ATGCAGATTCCAGAGGAATATG GTGGGCTGGGCCTGTCAAACACCATGTATGCACGTCTGGGAGAAATCAGCTCCCTGGATGGCTCCATTGCAGTGACCCTGGCAGCTCACCAGGCCATTGGGCTGAAG GGGATCCTCATTGCTGGCACCGAGGAGCAGAAGGCCAAGTACCTGCCCCGCCTGGCCTCGGGGGAGCACATTGCTGCCTTCTGCCTCACCAAGCccggcag tGGGAGTGATGCTGTATCCATCCAGACAAGGGCAACCCTGAGTGAAGATGGGAAACACTTCCTGTTAAATGGCTCCAAG GTCTGGATCTCCAATGGTGGCCTGGCCAGTATTTTCACAGTGTTTGCCAGGACAGAGATTGTGGACAAGGACGGGCAGGTGAAGGATAAAATCACTGCTTTCATCGTGGAGCGGGACTTCGGGGGCGTCACCCATGGGAAACCCGAGGATAAACTGGGCATTCGAGGCTCCAACAATAAGA CCTGTGAAGTACATTTTGAAAACACCAAAGTGCCTATAGAGAATGTAATTGGAGAAGTTGGAGGGGGATTTAAG GTTGCCATGAATATCCTCAACAGTGGAAGATTTAGCATGGGCAGTGCATCTGCTGGAATGATTAAGAAGTTGATAG aaCTGACATCAGAGTATGCTTGCACCAGGAAACAATTCAATAAGAAACTCAGCCAGTTTGGATTAATTCAG GAGAAGTTTTGTTTGATGGCTGTGAAAGCCTACGTGATGGAGAGCATGGCTTACCTGACTGCAGGGATGATGGACAGGCCAGGCTTCCCTGACTGCTCCGTCGAGGCTGCCATGGTCAAG GTGTTCAGCTCTGAAGGTGCCTGGGCATGTGTGAGTGAGGCTCTGCAGATCCTTGGAGGCCTTGGCTACATGAAGGATTATCCTTATGAACGCTACCTCAGAGACACCAGGATCCTGCTCATCTTTGAG gGCACCAATGAAATCCTGAGAATGTACATTGCACTGACAGGGATGCAGCATGCAGGGAAGATCTTAACTGACAAAATTAA AGCAATCAAGAAAGGAAACGTGGGAGTGGCGCTGGGGGAGTTCCTGACCAGGTTACAGGACACCCTGGGCAGGAAGGTGGATCTGGGGCTTGTAGGTGACAGTGGGGTGGTGCATCCCAGCCTCCAG GAGAATGCCAAGAAACTTGAAGAAAACGTTTATTATTTTGGAACTACAGTCAGGGGCCTGCTAAGTAGGTTTGGCAAG ACAATAGTGGATGAGCAGCTGGTGCTGAAGAGAGTGGCAGATGTGGTGATTAATTTGTATGCAATGACTGCAGCCATCTCCCGGGCCAGCCGCTCCATCAGCATCGGGCTCAGGAACCATGACCACGAG GTGCTTCTTACAAATATCTTCTGCACAGAAGCCTATTTCAAGAATAATTATGCCATGGCTCAATTAGAAAAAT atGCTGATGAAAACCTGgatgattccattaaaaaagctgcaaagcagatcctggagaagagggcatACATCTGCTCTCACCCTCTGGACAGGACCTTCTGa
- the LOC135307668 gene encoding uncharacterized protein LOC135307668: MCIQRRVPSRLKEVIPHLRSDEHARKASPAAWLNEDFQGLNPPAGVSAAKTFQAPFLVAAHKPRSHGRGPPRRRNKPIGDRKSLEASKHMHRIGSDLERQHGEPDDEDDPDDEDNTFDEDDLNSQPVPITEPLRDAEDVSAGRTLVDVAHKPRSHRRGPPRRKKKPTGARKSLDHSKHLEQKRSGVDSQSDAAETSTHSDYTWKSMRRVFCWGTPCLIKLMAIVAGAALCLLLCSAGIWYCWTRKWCSCACSEDTPKNRGNENLKLYPSSSLLPLSALPWLHPRHEAIPKPTPPQRDPLPLSPLVLFPGQE, encoded by the exons atgtgcatccaaaggagagtgcccagcaggttgaaggaggtgattccccACCTCCGCTCAG acgagcatgctaggaaggcttctccagcagcttggcttaATGAAGATTTCCAGGGTCTTAACCCTCcagcag gtgtgtctgcagcaaagacttttcaggctcctttcctggttgctgcacacaagccccgctcccatggcaggg gtcctccgagaaGGCGGAACAAACCtataggagacaggaagtccctggaggcatccaaacacatgcaCAGGATCgggagtgacctggagagacaacatg GTGAACCTGATGATGAAGACGATCCTGATGACGAAGATAATACTTTTGATGAAGACGATCTGAATTCCCAACCTGTACCCATTACTGAGCCTCtgagagatgctgagg atgtgtctgcagggaggactttggtggatgttgcacacaagccccgctcccatcgcaggg gtcctccaagaaggaagaagaaacctacaGGAGCTCGTAAGTCCCTGGACCATTCCAAACATCTGGAACAAAAACGGAGTGGTGTGGACAGCCAGAGTG atgcagccgagACCTCAACACATTCTGACTACACttggaaaagcatgagaagagttttctgctggggaacaccttgtttgattaagttgatggccattgtggctggtgcAGCACTGTGCCTGCTTTTGTGTTCTGCtggaatctggtattgctggacgagaaaatg gtgctcctgtgcatgtTCAGAAGACacacctaaaaacagaggcaatgagaaCCTGAAACTTTATCCCAGTTCTTCACTTCTGCCCCTGTCTGCCTTGCCATGGCTGCATCCCCGCCATgaggccatcccaaaacccacccctcctcaacgagaccctctCCCCCTGAGTCCCCTGGTCTtgttccccggccaggaatga